The following proteins are co-located in the Schistocerca nitens isolate TAMUIC-IGC-003100 chromosome 2, iqSchNite1.1, whole genome shotgun sequence genome:
- the LOC126236580 gene encoding uncharacterized protein LOC126236580 has protein sequence MKMSSKGTTKRPNNMTLHMECYSEDLSPIQIDRRNKAKQKKTELKEVVENWRRSEGDLVTRISDDCFVLERLCTPLQPKPHVSKPVASVDVAPSIITDQPIMLQPRNVSSLVSHQPVMLPNPINKHQTSVRGQTTNSVITQPCGLLVRDTRCTRVMGVVSGSQPTSLAPHMVTTAPSMPKAVPLTSVAVPSLQVSSPMQAPGVIMNRNISLQSNNILQSPTIRPVNTVGIVLQSTNSAPSRYPTPVRVPLSENASASRPVNTTSGGIVTQHTPSIRVAHYGPRQSPVRAPRIPQKSPTLRSRSHVALVRNVRPMMPAPRVTVPARSLMVQPVTVGRPPGVPANKNPSRLPNNPQVPPPNSASSAPVVDLTCDDSPSEIPADTREITFNKLIGKTFPSLVVTARPSIRVKEVTAVQLSEDRTELDKKVKKVLMFTPTKFSEWMIQEGLVRSDQYCQTHVTPYGEKISLKLGIYSDVSKFPFSGGYVWISDCCPQRFVSVFSGSIFEGSPHPPTVLVKLIYHWVVQTSIQNVIQWVKVDNLFVKGFYTHLRSICTAAVAEKFSRMGGPNKKIEIGVVSLGITAHGGKSRNVKVEVLGIMDPVNKIVRLQAVEPIKMGDPDYQSRFIKLLNPVKEWVDKDSIILTDYTVDKPTLQAIGFKTIYQVPAGEEQTAQNKYSNHNVMNYLRNNVPKMFQNTLSLLSRQIIQQFLDELVWREQWGYTPYKGFHNMLTHMAEQVKLDSNESLLTRLSKIASDPFKCWTYSVLKTPPFTPAGVQFPAKLKDSEIQQSASQIPGDASTKPAVSGIDLLPQSIRETGPTDPAKPLKSVKKRSSASVESSDTKRIAIDSASQPATPTLSAKKRPNTSVESSDSKRIAVDSASQPVTLPLPEEMVQLETFYYGQLPGEKHILEMEHKDTDGIVCQSCYQTFPNNTELLQHLICHAQPNGKDLPEININLQCRYCLKFFASQYALQVHLEEIHFNNSTSLVCRICERKFRTRVTLISHMHTTHFQLEMPYECGICKFRSSLHKDVVNHFHETHINTMKLQCPFCLKVVALSKRKQILAQNIFFFINHLQKHQRKSLCMKCSTCVLWFAHKDILKEHQTRDHRSFCGRQDEVIPFMNIAGFDIMMPKPPPAVRNPCQMIIPKNVFTSSPNSKSLYTSKSFTDLKIVCVDEDALCNECEGRVIKDNHFATEISCACCSYATCCTKAMMDHVLIFHQDSIKNRSQFNMGRVSRLEKPMYCVCGFTSSSGNCVARHLALCDEKTAYPVPYCPKIVELSSASFPPLVTLDDTDNVSEDPSDRWLKAFVPPRKDDSDNSRSAPDKKLLEPQEKFTEHSEPPSVLNILGLMQKPSSDVTVVNSSAPNSPKVDDKQFADQEERETDPS, from the coding sequence atgaaAATGAGTTCTAAAGGGACAACAAAAAGACCAAACAACATGACTCTTCATATGGAGTGTTATTCGGAAGATCTGTCACCAATTCAAATCGATAGACGTAATAAAGCAAAGCAAAAGAAGACGGAACTGAAAGAAGTAGTAGAAAACTGGAGGAGAAGTGAAGGGGATTTAGTAACCCGGATTAGCGACGACTGCTTCGTTTTGGAACGGCTATGTACACCATTACAACCCAAGCCACACGTGTCGAAACCTGTCGCGTCTGTGGATGTAGCACCATCCATTATAACAGATCAACCGATCATGCTGCAGCCACGGAATGTATCGTCGCTTGTGTCGCACCAGCCGGTTATGTTACCTAATCCAATAAACAAACACCAAACAAGTGTTCGGGGCCAGACAACTAATAGTGTCATCACCCAACCTTGCGGTTTGCTAGTGAGAGACACAAGATGTACACGAGTTATGGGTGTGGTTAGTGGTTCTCAACCTACATCATTAGCTCCTCACATGGTAACAACAGCACCAAGTATGCCAAAGGCAGTGCCACTCACCTCTGTTGCAGTACCAAGCTTACAAGTTTCATCTCCAATGCAAGCTCCAGGAGTCATAATGAACAGAAACATTTCACTACAGAGTAACAATATTTTACAATCTCCAACAATTCGTCCGGTGAATACTGTTGGTATTGTTCTACAAAGCACGAATTCAGCACCATCAAGATACCCAACACCTGTGCGTGTACCATTAAGTGAAAATGCTTCAGCATCCCGGCCAGTCAACACGACTTCAGGAGGTATAGTTACACAACATACACCATCCATCCGTGTTGCACACTATGGACCACGTCAAAGTCCTGTTAGGGCTCCACGTATTCCACAAAAATCGCCTACACTCAGGAGCCGCAGTCATGTTGCGTTAGTAAGAAATGTTCGGCCGATGATGCCTGCACCTCGTGTTACAGTTCCTGCACGTTCGTTAATGGTACAACCAGTAACTGTAGGAAGACCACCTGGTGTACCCGCTAATAAAAATCCCAGCAGACttccaaataacccacaagtccccCCACCTAATAGTGCAAGCAGCGCTCCAGTGGTTGACCTTACATGTGATGACAGCCCAAGTGAGATTCCTGCTGACACTCGTGAAATTACTTTCAATAAGTTAATAGGGAAGACATTCCCATCACTTGTTGTGACAGCTCGTCCCAGCATACGGGTAAAAGAAGTTACTGCAGTGCAGCTGTCTGAAGACCGTACTGAATTAGACAAAAAAGTGAAGAAAGTGTTGATGTTCACACCAACAAAGTTTTCTGAATGGATGATTCAGGAAGGGTTAGTTCGTAGTGATCAATACTGTCAAACACATGTAACTCCATATGGTGAGAAAATATCTTTAAAATTGGGTATATACTCTGATGTCAGTAAGTTTCCATTCAGTGGTGGATATGTTTGGATTAGTGACTGTTGCCCACAAAGATTTGTTTCTGTTTTCAGTGGTTCAATATTTGAAGGATCACCTCATCCTCCCACTGTACTTGTTAAACTCATATATCACTGGGTTGTACAGACAAGTATTCAAAATGTTATTCAATGGGTTAAAGTAGACAATCTCTTTGTGAAGGGATTTTACACACATCTGAGAAGCATTTGCACAGCTGCAGTGGCTGAGAAGTTTAGCAGAATGGGTGGTCCAAACAAAAAGATTGAAATAGGAGTGGTAAGCCTGGGAATAACAGCACATGGTGGGAAGTCACGGAATGTGAAAGTAGAAGTTCTGGGAATTATGGATCCAGTTAATAAAATAGTGAGGTTACAAGCAGTAGAGCCCATTAAAATGGGTGATCCTGATTATCAATCTCGTTTTATAAAACTTCTAAATCCTGTTAAGGAATGGGTTGATAAAGACTCTATAATCTTAACAGATTATACTGTGGACAAACCCACTCTCCAAGCTATAGGATTCAAAACTATTTACCAGGTACCTGCAGGCGAAGAACAAACAGCCCAGAATAAATACAGCAATCATAATGTTATGAATTACTTGCGGAACAAtgttccaaaaatgtttcaaaatactCTCTCTCTCCTAAGCAGGCAGATAATCCAGCAGTTTTTGGATGAGCTTGTTTGGCGTGAGCAGTGGGGATATACACCTTATAAAGGTTTCCATAATATGTTAACTCATATGGCGGAACAAGTGAAATTGGATTCCAATGAAAGTTTGCTTACTCGTTTATCAAAAATTGCTTCAGATCCATTTAAATGCTGGACATACAGTGTCTTAAAAACCCCGCCCTTTACTCCAGCGGGAGTTCAGTTTCCAGCAAAATTAAAAGACTCAGAAATACAGCAGTCAGCTAGCCAGATACCAGGTGATGCCAGTACAAAACCTGCTGTTAGTGGCATTGATCTGCTTCCTCAGAGCATACGCGAGACCGGACCCACAGATCCTGCAAAACCTCTGAAAAGTGTAAAGAAACGGTCAAGTGCATCGGTTGAATCTTCAGATACAAAACGAATAGCTATCGACAGTGCTAGTCAGCCAGCCACACCCACTCTAAGTGCAAAGAAACGGCCAAATACATCAGTTGAATCTTCAGATTCAAAACGAATAGCTGTTGACAGTGCAAGTCAGCCAGTTACACTCCCTCTGCCAGAAGAAATGGTACAACTGGAAACATTTTACTATGGACAACTGCCAGGGGAAAAGCACATACTTGAAATGGAACATAAAGATACAGATGGCATTGTTTGTCAGTCATGTTATCAAACTTTTCCAAATAATACTGAATTGTTGCAGCATTTGATTTGTCATGCACAGCCAAATGGCAAAGACCTGCCAGAAATTAACATTAATTTACAATGCAGGTACTGTTTGAAATTCTTTGCAAGTCAGTATGCTTTGCAAGTGCATCTTGAAGAAATTCATTTTAATAATTCCACAAGTCTTGTCTGCCGTATTTGTGAGAGAAAGTTTCGAACACGGGTTACATTAATATCTCACATGCACACAACACATTTCCAATTAGAAATGCCATATGAATGTGGTATTTGCAAATTTAGGTCATCCTTACACAAAGATGTTGTAAACCATTTCCATGAAACACACATTAACACTATGAAGCTGCAGTGTCCATTCTGTCTAAAGGTGGTTGCACTTTCCAAGAGAAAACAGATACTTGCACAgaatattttcttcttcattaatCATCTGCAAAAGCACCAAAGAAAATCTCTTTGTATGAAATGTAGTACATGTGTATTATGGTTTGCACATAAAGATATTCTTAAAGAGCATCAAACAAGAGATCACAGAAGTTTTTGTGGTAGACAGGATGAAGTTATTCCTTTTATGAATATTGCTGGTTTTGATATAATGATGCCAAAGCCGCCACCTGCTGTGAGAAACCCTTGTCAAATGATTATTCCCAAAAATGTTTTTACTAGCTCTCCTAATTCAAAAAGTTTGTATACTTCTAAATCTTTCACAGACCTGAAAATTGTGTGTGTTGATGAGGATGCTTTGTGTAATGAATGTGAGGGGAGAGTAATAAAGGACAACCATTTTGCAACTGAAATATCTTGTGCATGTTGTTCGTATGCGACTTGTTGTACAAAGGCAATGATGGACCATGTGTTGATATTTCACCAAGACTCAATAAAGAACAGGTCACAGTTCAACATGGGCCGAGTAAGTAGATTAGAAAAACCCATGTACTGTGTGTGTGGGTTCACATCCTCCAGTGGAAATTGTGTAGCACGGCACTTAGCACTGTGTGATGAGAAGACAGCGTACCCAGTGCCATACTGCCCAAAAATTGTTGAATTGTCTTCTGCTTCTTTCCCTCCTCTTGTCACCCTTGATGATACGGATAATGTAAGTGAAGACCCAAGTGACCGTTGGCTTAAAGCATTTGTGCCCCCAAGGAAAGATGACAGTGACAATTCAAGAAGTGCACCAGATAAAAAATTACTAGAACCACAAGAAAAGTTTACAGAACATAGTGAGCCACCAAGTGTCCTCAACATTTTAGGGCTGATGCAGAAACCATCCTCTGATGTAACTGTTGTAAACAGCAGTGCACCGAATTCCCCAAAGGTGGATGACAAACAGTTTGCTGACCAAGAAGAGAGAGAAACAGATCCTTCTTAA